A section of the Pseudomonas sp. Q1-7 genome encodes:
- a CDS encoding SCO family protein has product MDPIRTGLFAALFALATGPALAGHSPEEHAAHMAAQAAHAQQQAADAEVRFADVPLLDQNGRELRLKDDLVGDRIVVMGFVYTSCTTVCPVISAIMQKLQTQLGERAGREVQLISLSIDPLRDTPQRLHDYAGRFGAGDGWRWVTGSNEAVTDTLKGLGTWTADYQEHPPLIMVGDGRTGQWTRFYGFTDPSVLLARVDELSAARAQGDHARHAMHAAHDHAALARETQP; this is encoded by the coding sequence ATGGACCCTATCCGCACAGGCCTCTTCGCCGCGCTGTTCGCCCTCGCCACCGGACCGGCGCTGGCGGGCCACAGCCCGGAAGAGCACGCCGCGCACATGGCCGCGCAGGCCGCCCACGCCCAGCAGCAGGCCGCCGACGCCGAGGTGCGTTTCGCCGATGTGCCGCTGCTGGACCAGAACGGCCGCGAGCTGCGCCTGAAGGACGACCTGGTGGGCGACCGCATCGTCGTCATGGGCTTCGTCTACACCAGCTGCACCACGGTCTGCCCGGTGATCTCGGCGATCATGCAGAAGCTGCAGACGCAATTGGGCGAGCGTGCCGGCCGCGAGGTGCAGCTGATCTCCCTGAGCATCGACCCGTTGCGCGACACCCCCCAGCGCCTGCACGACTATGCCGGCCGCTTCGGCGCCGGCGATGGCTGGCGCTGGGTCACCGGCAGCAACGAGGCGGTGACCGACACCCTCAAGGGCCTCGGCACCTGGACCGCCGACTACCAGGAGCACCCGCCGCTGATCATGGTCGGCGACGGCCGCACCGGGCAGTGGACGCGCTTCTACGGCTTCACCGACCCGAGCGTGCTGCTGGCGCGGGTCGACGAACTCAGCGCCGCCCGCGCCCAGGGCGACCATGCGCGGCACGCCATGCACGCGGCCCACGACCACGCCGCCCTTGCCCGGGAGACCCAGCCATGA
- a CDS encoding SurA N-terminal domain-containing protein codes for MNGNPWLGLVIGLMTPLVLAGETGIAARVNGTDISNFRLERHFTDYLKIQGRQVGAIRSPVAYKRLKREALQQLIDKELLWQEAGRLGVSVSDDEIDASLAEMRAAFADTQGFARALREAGFDEAGYRDYLRHELVASRVLDQLAEVQPTGDDEVRAAYASLKAQLDPALDEARGMALVRQYLSGQRLAQGREAALEKLREKGRVEVLVAL; via the coding sequence ATGAACGGCAATCCCTGGCTCGGCCTGGTCATCGGCCTGATGACGCCCCTGGTGCTGGCCGGCGAAACCGGCATCGCCGCGCGGGTCAACGGCACCGACATCAGCAACTTCCGCCTGGAGCGGCATTTCACCGATTACCTGAAGATCCAGGGCCGCCAGGTGGGCGCCATCCGCAGCCCGGTGGCCTACAAGCGGCTCAAGCGCGAAGCCCTGCAACAACTGATCGACAAGGAACTACTGTGGCAGGAAGCCGGCCGCCTCGGGGTGTCCGTGAGCGACGACGAGATCGACGCCAGCCTGGCCGAGATGCGGGCCGCCTTCGCCGACACCCAGGGCTTCGCCCGCGCCCTGCGGGAGGCGGGGTTCGACGAGGCCGGCTACCGCGACTACCTGCGCCACGAACTGGTCGCCAGCCGGGTGCTCGACCAGCTGGCCGAGGTACAACCCACCGGCGACGACGAGGTCCGCGCCGCCTACGCAAGCCTCAAGGCGCAGCTCGACCCGGCCCTGGACGAAGCGCGCGGGATGGCCCTGGTGCGCCAGTACCTCAGCGGCCAGCGCCTCGCCCAGGGCCGCGAAGCGGCGCTGGAAAAACTGCGTGAGAAGGGCCGGGTGGAAGTGCTCGTCGCTTTATAG
- a CDS encoding IMPACT family protein, whose amino-acid sequence MPYTLSAPAEYREEIKKSRFIAHAAPVASAEEAQAFIARLSEPGASHNCWAWKLGNQYRFNDDGEPGGTAGRPILAAIEGQDCDQVAVLVIRYYGGIQLGTGGLARAYGGSAAKCLQGGARVELVARSRISCHPGFAELPLLKARLGEFEALLENEVYDAEGAELVLALPEGRIADLERLLRDISRGRLGVKRL is encoded by the coding sequence ATGCCTTACACCCTGTCCGCTCCCGCCGAATACCGCGAGGAGATCAAGAAGAGCCGCTTCATCGCCCACGCCGCGCCCGTGGCCAGCGCCGAGGAGGCCCAGGCCTTCATCGCCCGCCTGTCCGAACCCGGCGCGTCCCACAACTGCTGGGCCTGGAAGCTGGGCAACCAGTACCGGTTCAATGACGACGGCGAGCCCGGCGGCACCGCCGGGCGGCCGATCCTCGCCGCCATCGAGGGCCAGGACTGCGACCAGGTGGCGGTGCTGGTGATCCGCTATTACGGCGGCATCCAGCTCGGCACCGGCGGCCTCGCCCGTGCCTACGGCGGCAGCGCCGCCAAATGCCTGCAAGGCGGCGCGCGGGTGGAGCTGGTGGCGCGCAGCCGCATCAGTTGCCACCCCGGCTTCGCCGAACTGCCACTGCTGAAGGCCCGCCTGGGCGAGTTCGAGGCCCTGCTGGAAAACGAGGTCTACGATGCCGAAGGCGCAGAGCTGGTGCTGGCCCTGCCGGAAGGCCGGATCGCCGACCTGGAGCGCCTGCTGCGGGACATCAGCCGGGGGCGCTTGGGGGTAAAGCGGCTGTAA
- a CDS encoding SCO family protein gives MKRLIPLALALGLAGSALAHEGHEGHETQQGHDAAPSTAPAAQPLTGTRDARTYFTDTLLRDQNGNEVRFYSDVLQGRLVMLNVIFTHCNDACPLITRKLKAVREAMDDDLAKQVYFISLSSDAERDTPEVLKAFAAKHGVDSPNWIFLTGDKADMDRVLARLGQLGESPEAHSTLLIAGDVPNKRWSKIRPDAPVNAIAQRLQLMTMPVVGR, from the coding sequence ATGAAGCGCCTGATTCCGCTCGCTTTGGCCCTGGGCCTGGCCGGCAGCGCCCTTGCCCACGAGGGCCACGAGGGCCACGAGACCCAGCAGGGCCATGACGCCGCACCGTCCACGGCCCCGGCGGCGCAGCCCCTGACCGGCACCCGCGATGCCCGGACCTACTTCACCGACACCTTGCTGCGGGACCAGAACGGCAACGAAGTGCGCTTCTACAGCGACGTGCTCCAGGGCCGGCTGGTGATGCTCAACGTGATCTTCACCCACTGCAACGACGCCTGCCCGCTGATCACCCGCAAGCTCAAGGCCGTGCGCGAAGCCATGGATGACGACCTGGCCAAGCAGGTCTACTTCATTTCCCTGTCCAGCGACGCCGAGCGCGACACGCCCGAGGTGCTCAAGGCCTTCGCCGCCAAGCACGGGGTGGACTCGCCCAACTGGATCTTCCTCACCGGCGACAAGGCCGACATGGATCGCGTGCTGGCCCGCCTCGGCCAGTTGGGGGAGAGCCCCGAAGCCCATTCCACCCTGCTGATCGCCGGCGACGTGCCGAACAAGCGCTGGAGCAAGATCCGCCCGGATGCGCCGGTGAACGCCATCGCCCAGCGCCTGCAACTGATGACCATGCCCGTGGTCGGGCGCTGA
- a CDS encoding TetR/AcrR family transcriptional regulator, whose amino-acid sequence MTSLVPAHSPTPSAKPAGRIRQKNEELILAAAEEEFARHGFKGTSMNTIAVRAGLPKANLHYYFSNKLGLYIAVLSNHLELWDSTFNTLTAEDDPAEALARYIRAKMEFSRRQPLASKIFAMEVISGGGCLEAHFDQDYRTWFKGRAAVFEAWIAAGKMDPVDPVNLIFLLWGSTQHYADFNTQICRVTGRKRLTKDDFEAATQNLIQIILKGCGLTPPATA is encoded by the coding sequence ATGACCTCACTGGTGCCCGCCCACAGCCCGACCCCTTCGGCAAAACCCGCCGGCCGCATCCGACAGAAAAACGAAGAGCTGATACTCGCCGCCGCCGAAGAGGAGTTCGCCCGCCACGGCTTCAAGGGCACCAGCATGAACACCATCGCCGTGCGCGCCGGGTTGCCCAAGGCCAACCTGCACTACTACTTCAGCAACAAGCTGGGGCTGTACATCGCGGTGCTGAGCAATCACCTGGAACTCTGGGACAGCACCTTCAACACCCTCACCGCCGAGGACGACCCGGCCGAAGCCCTGGCCCGCTATATCCGCGCCAAGATGGAGTTCTCCCGTCGCCAGCCGCTGGCCTCGAAGATCTTCGCCATGGAGGTGATCAGCGGCGGCGGTTGCCTGGAGGCCCACTTCGATCAGGACTACCGCACCTGGTTCAAGGGCCGCGCAGCGGTGTTCGAAGCCTGGATCGCCGCCGGCAAGATGGACCCGGTGGACCCGGTGAACCTGATTTTCCTGCTCTGGGGCAGCACCCAGCACTACGCCGACTTCAACACCCAGATCTGCCGCGTCACCGGCCGCAAGCGCCTGACCAAGGACGATTTCGAAGCGGCCACGCAGAACCTCATCCAGATCATTCTCAAGGGCTGCGGCCTGACGCCGCCCGCGACCGCCTGA
- a CDS encoding cytochrome c/ABC transporter substrate-binding protein: protein MWRALLVMLVAQASLAGALELSPEEAAGRRLYLEGVGAANGEVSARVGAADTLVPASLMPCANCHGADGRGRPEGGVRPPDITWRRLSLPYGQVQANGRSHGPYDEGALARAVSEGRDPAGNRLDPAMPRFVMSLRDMANLTAYLKRLEDDRDPGVEDAELRLGTLLPTHGPLAGLGRTVEAVLRGTLDQFNAAGGIHGRRLTLAVRDPGLDPSSTEQALRQLLDEDRVFALLAPLVPARDSELSTLVGDAGVPLVGPLALFAEGGGHPLVFNALPGLREQLFALASYASRDLGLEHPEALVAFPEDARQQRLAEALALRLMDHGWARVRLLDYDPEDDDDTVRHALGNAQGVFFLGQSDDFARLAGQLQAMDLSPYLFAASAQVASSALRIPPRFSGRLFLAYPFMPADWTAEGVAALQAIRERQGLDGQHAVLQVGAYCAAVLLGEGLKRAGREASRAKLVDALEGLHGFQTGLTPALSFGPGQRVGLAGAHIVTVDLEGGSFRPLGRFVNVDTRF from the coding sequence ATGTGGCGAGCCCTGCTGGTAATGCTGGTGGCCCAGGCAAGCCTGGCCGGCGCGCTGGAGCTCAGCCCCGAGGAGGCAGCGGGGCGGCGCCTCTACCTGGAAGGCGTGGGCGCGGCCAACGGCGAGGTCAGTGCGCGGGTCGGCGCCGCCGACACCCTGGTGCCGGCCTCGCTGATGCCCTGTGCCAACTGCCACGGCGCCGACGGCCGGGGGCGCCCGGAAGGCGGCGTGCGCCCGCCGGACATCACCTGGCGGCGCCTGTCGCTGCCCTACGGCCAGGTGCAGGCCAACGGCCGCAGCCACGGCCCCTACGACGAAGGCGCCCTGGCGCGGGCGGTGAGCGAAGGCCGCGACCCCGCCGGCAATCGCCTGGACCCGGCCATGCCGCGTTTCGTCATGTCCCTGCGCGACATGGCCAACCTCACCGCCTACCTCAAGCGCCTGGAAGACGACCGCGACCCCGGCGTGGAAGACGCCGAACTGCGCCTTGGCACCCTGCTGCCCACCCACGGCCCGCTGGCCGGGCTGGGGCGCACGGTGGAGGCGGTGCTGCGCGGTACCCTGGATCAGTTCAACGCGGCCGGCGGCATCCATGGCCGGCGGCTGACGCTGGCAGTGCGCGACCCCGGCCTGGACCCGTCGAGCACCGAACAGGCGCTGCGCCAACTGCTCGACGAAGACCGCGTGTTCGCCCTGCTGGCACCCCTGGTGCCGGCGCGGGACAGCGAGCTGTCCACGCTGGTCGGCGACGCCGGCGTACCCCTGGTGGGCCCCCTGGCGCTGTTCGCCGAGGGCGGCGGCCACCCGCTGGTATTCAACGCCCTGCCGGGGCTGCGCGAACAGCTCTTCGCCCTGGCCAGCTACGCCAGCCGCGACCTGGGGCTGGAGCACCCCGAAGCCCTGGTTGCCTTTCCCGAGGACGCCCGCCAGCAGCGCCTGGCCGAAGCCCTGGCGCTGCGCCTGATGGACCACGGCTGGGCGCGGGTGCGTCTGCTGGACTACGACCCGGAGGACGACGACGACACCGTGCGCCATGCGCTGGGCAATGCCCAGGGGGTGTTTTTCCTCGGCCAGTCCGATGACTTCGCCCGTCTCGCCGGGCAACTCCAGGCGATGGACCTCTCGCCCTACCTGTTCGCCGCCTCGGCCCAGGTGGCCAGCAGCGCCCTGCGCATTCCGCCGCGCTTCTCCGGGCGGCTGTTCCTCGCCTACCCCTTCATGCCCGCCGACTGGACCGCGGAGGGTGTGGCGGCGCTGCAGGCGATACGTGAGCGTCAGGGGCTGGACGGCCAGCACGCGGTGCTGCAGGTGGGCGCCTACTGCGCCGCCGTGCTGCTCGGCGAAGGGCTCAAGCGCGCCGGGCGCGAGGCCAGCCGCGCCAAGCTGGTGGACGCCCTGGAGGGCCTGCACGGCTTCCAGACCGGGCTGACCCCGGCATTGAGTTTCGGCCCCGGACAGCGGGTAGGCCTGGCGGGGGCGCACATCGTCACCGTGGACCTGGAGGGGGGGAGCTTTCGCCCGCTGGGTCGCTTCGTAAACGTCGACACGAGGTTCTAG
- a CDS encoding YncE family protein, protein MNALQKASSLLLLSGLLAVQAQAEQAAGTTQRLVRDGVAIEFEARPLGSDGVLTEGLFADIRLRLTDATTGQPLAGQVPGAWLDQALSDGGAEQCKARIGTYLKGVLSARPLVDLNSYYLVVMNKDSALTVIDPVTSVGGITSTLTRVALKRPPMDWAASADDRLLYVSMPSAGEVAVVDTGEFKVLGNLPAGPEPVRVALQPDGRYLWVGNNARRGEAGGVTVIDTQTRETVATLATGGGHHEIAFSADSRHAFVSSREAGRVTVVDVASLKKVKDIETGPSPLSLAVSPLSGALYVSDGKAGSITVIDARSLAVRKVIEAGPGLGPLRFTQDGRFGLALNSLHDQALVLDAGSDEIVQRAEVTAEPYQLVFTRDYAYVRGLASPKVSMINLESLGRGKSLIVQAFEAGPAAPKLAGDLPLADGLAQARDEGAVFVVNPVDNTTYFYMEGMNAPMTGYLNRGHTSRAARVVDRSMREVEPGVFSSRIKLPAPGTFDLAVMLNQPQIAHCFSAEVQPNKALTAQRGKPRVEFLIEQPRVTVGETTQARFRIVQGSAGEPRAGIADLRVRYFQAPASRPREVAAVDVGGGIYEAPLALDKAGAYYLHVGSASLGMPFGSQPYASLRAVPAQAGTTP, encoded by the coding sequence GTGAATGCCCTACAGAAAGCGTCGAGCCTGCTGCTGCTGAGTGGCCTGCTGGCCGTCCAGGCCCAGGCCGAACAGGCGGCCGGGACCACCCAGCGGCTGGTGCGCGATGGCGTGGCCATCGAATTCGAGGCCCGCCCCCTGGGTAGCGACGGGGTGCTGACCGAAGGCCTGTTCGCCGATATCCGCCTGCGCCTCACCGACGCCACCACCGGCCAGCCGCTGGCCGGGCAGGTGCCGGGGGCCTGGCTCGACCAGGCGTTGTCCGACGGTGGGGCGGAGCAGTGCAAGGCGCGCATCGGCACCTACCTCAAGGGGGTGCTCAGCGCGCGGCCGCTGGTGGACCTGAACAGCTACTACCTGGTGGTGATGAACAAGGACTCCGCCCTCACCGTGATCGACCCGGTGACCTCGGTGGGCGGCATCACCAGCACCCTGACCCGCGTCGCCCTCAAGCGCCCGCCCATGGACTGGGCCGCCAGCGCCGACGACCGCCTGCTCTACGTCTCCATGCCCAGCGCCGGCGAGGTGGCGGTGGTGGACACCGGCGAATTCAAGGTGCTCGGCAACCTGCCCGCCGGGCCCGAGCCGGTGCGCGTGGCGCTGCAGCCCGACGGCCGCTACCTCTGGGTCGGCAACAACGCCCGGCGCGGCGAGGCCGGCGGCGTCACCGTGATCGACACCCAGACCCGCGAGACCGTGGCCACCCTCGCCACCGGCGGCGGCCACCACGAGATCGCCTTCAGCGCCGACTCGCGGCATGCCTTCGTCAGCAGCCGCGAGGCCGGTCGGGTGACGGTGGTGGATGTCGCCAGCCTGAAGAAGGTGAAGGACATCGAGACCGGGCCGAGCCCGCTGTCGCTGGCCGTGTCGCCGCTCTCTGGCGCCCTCTACGTCAGCGATGGCAAGGCGGGCAGCATCACCGTGATCGACGCCCGCAGTCTTGCGGTGCGCAAGGTGATCGAGGCCGGCCCGGGGCTGGGCCCGCTGCGCTTCACCCAGGACGGCCGCTTCGGCCTGGCGCTGAACAGCCTGCACGACCAGGCGCTGGTGCTGGATGCCGGCAGCGACGAAATCGTCCAGCGCGCCGAGGTCACCGCCGAGCCCTACCAACTGGTGTTCACCCGTGACTACGCCTACGTGCGCGGCCTGGCCTCGCCCAAGGTGAGCATGATCAACCTGGAGTCCCTGGGCCGGGGCAAGTCGCTCATCGTCCAGGCCTTCGAGGCCGGCCCGGCGGCGCCCAAGCTGGCCGGCGACCTGCCGCTGGCCGACGGCCTCGCCCAGGCCCGCGACGAAGGCGCGGTGTTCGTGGTCAACCCGGTGGACAACACCACCTATTTCTACATGGAAGGCATGAACGCCCCCATGACCGGCTACCTCAACCGTGGCCATACCTCCCGCGCCGCGCGGGTCGTCGACCGCAGCATGCGCGAGGTGGAGCCGGGCGTCTTCAGCAGCCGCATCAAGCTGCCGGCGCCGGGCACGTTCGACCTGGCGGTGATGCTCAACCAGCCGCAGATCGCCCATTGCTTCAGTGCCGAGGTACAGCCCAACAAGGCCCTGACCGCCCAGCGCGGCAAGCCGCGGGTGGAGTTCCTCATCGAACAGCCGCGGGTGACCGTCGGCGAAACCACCCAGGCCCGCTTCCGCATCGTCCAGGGTAGCGCCGGCGAACCCAGGGCCGGCATCGCCGACCTGCGCGTGCGCTACTTCCAGGCGCCGGCCTCGCGCCCCCGCGAGGTGGCAGCGGTGGATGTGGGTGGCGGCATCTACGAAGCGCCGCTGGCCCTGGACAAGGCCGGCGCCTACTACCTGCACGTGGGCTCCGCCTCCCTGGGCATGCCCTTCGGTTCGCAACCCTATGCCAGCCTGCGCGCCGTGCCGGCCCAGGCCGGCACCACCCCCTGA